In Schistocerca americana isolate TAMUIC-IGC-003095 chromosome 7, iqSchAmer2.1, whole genome shotgun sequence, a single genomic region encodes these proteins:
- the LOC124623067 gene encoding uncharacterized protein LOC124623067 — MLFSICTFRLRRDVCAVRCRSGSGGGGGGGGGGPEADVGAGWRSGGRLTTRQLQTLVSEASANGAGAVECCPSRVDMVAPVGGTNKDGDYVELFNSDEHQQSFFEVSCDDSVVDRPCMFVDHRLQNQSKCVQKYSYSYALVREPQQSGWRLDYVRVRSGCSCEITPRAPPHANPHPHPHPRGKARRRDKSKRRQRTPD, encoded by the coding sequence atgctGTTCAGCATCTGCACATTCAGATTGCGTCGTGACGTTTGTGCGGTGCGTTGCAGGagcggtagcggcggcggcggcggcggcggcggcggaggcccgGAGGCGGACGTGGGGGCGGGGTGGCGGTCGGGCGGCCGGCTGACGACGCGCCAGCTGCAGACGCTGGTGAGCGAGGCGAGCGCCAACGGCGCCGGCGCCGTCGAGTGCTGCCCGTCGCGCGTCGACATGGTGGCGCCCGTCGGCGGCACCAACAAGGACGGCGACTACGTCGAGCTGTTCAACAGCGACGAGCACCAGCAGAGCTTCTTCGAGGTGTCGTGCGACGACAGCGTCGTCGACCGGCCGTGCATGTTCGTCGACCACCGGCTGCAGAACCAGTCCAAGTGCGTGCAGAAGTACTCGTACTCGTACGCGCTGGTGCGCGAGCCCCAGCAGAGCGGCTGGCGGCTGGACTACGTGCGCGTGCGCAGCGGCTGCAGCTGCGAGATCACGCCCCGCGCGCCGCCCCACgccaacccccacccccacccccacccccgaggCAAGGCGCGCCGGCGCGACAAGAGCAAGCGCAGGCAGCGCACGCCAGACTGA